One window of Leifsonia sp. AK011 genomic DNA carries:
- a CDS encoding type IV pilus twitching motility protein PilT, whose translation MNKPIYEIPVNQGLRDAAPVPPPGVTPTGGIPTYGPPPGTTPPPAGAANPLAAAPPPQAAPAPAAAPPPPFGSPAAPTATPPAPGSSPAYPATGAFPQQGKPATPPTGGFPQQGAPTPAAQFMNAPPPTAPTPSPAQQATSLRGDPDLMAALQEVLLNGASDLHVSVNAPPMIRVDGSLRPIAGAETWARHKVTDALYSIMSAEQRERFEERLELDFAFSISANARFRVNFYQQRGAIGGAFRLIPTEVKQLADLGVPQVVGEFAKLPRGLVLVTGPTGSGKSTTLAALIDLVNRTRADHIMTVEDPIEFVHSNQKSLVNQREVGQDTHSFAEALKHVLRQDPDVILIGELRDLETISTALTAAETGHLVFATLHTQDAPQTVDRIIDVFPPHQQGQVRTQLAATLQGVMCQTLVKHSSGTGRVVATEILFMTPAIANLVREGKTYQIPTALQAGRGLGMQTMDQHLADLVNEGQITHRAAMDKVHDAEGFARLVRRPEARPTIGDSGIDFGDAFSGGR comes from the coding sequence GTGAACAAGCCGATCTACGAGATTCCGGTTAACCAGGGACTTCGGGATGCCGCGCCGGTACCCCCACCCGGAGTGACACCTACCGGCGGCATCCCCACCTACGGTCCGCCGCCCGGAACCACGCCGCCGCCGGCCGGTGCCGCGAACCCCCTTGCCGCCGCCCCGCCGCCCCAGGCGGCTCCCGCGCCCGCTGCCGCACCGCCGCCGCCCTTTGGCTCACCCGCTGCGCCCACTGCCACCCCGCCAGCACCGGGCTCGTCGCCGGCCTACCCTGCGACCGGTGCATTCCCGCAGCAGGGAAAGCCTGCAACTCCACCGACAGGCGGATTCCCGCAGCAGGGAGCCCCCACGCCGGCCGCGCAGTTCATGAACGCACCGCCCCCCACTGCGCCGACGCCCAGTCCTGCCCAGCAGGCCACGTCACTGCGTGGCGACCCTGACCTGATGGCGGCGCTGCAAGAGGTCCTTCTCAACGGTGCATCAGACCTCCACGTCTCGGTCAACGCGCCGCCCATGATCCGTGTGGATGGCTCACTCCGACCGATTGCAGGCGCCGAGACGTGGGCTCGACACAAGGTGACTGACGCGTTGTACAGCATCATGAGTGCTGAGCAGCGCGAGCGCTTCGAGGAGAGACTGGAGCTCGACTTCGCATTCTCGATTTCCGCCAACGCCCGCTTCCGTGTGAACTTCTACCAGCAGCGAGGGGCGATCGGCGGCGCATTCCGACTGATTCCAACCGAAGTCAAGCAGCTCGCTGACCTCGGCGTGCCCCAAGTCGTGGGTGAGTTCGCCAAGCTTCCTCGCGGTCTTGTTCTCGTCACCGGACCTACCGGCTCTGGCAAATCGACAACCCTCGCTGCCCTCATCGACCTCGTTAACCGCACACGTGCCGACCACATCATGACGGTGGAGGACCCGATCGAGTTCGTGCACTCGAATCAGAAATCGCTCGTCAACCAGCGCGAGGTCGGTCAGGACACCCACAGCTTCGCTGAGGCACTCAAGCACGTCCTGCGCCAGGACCCGGACGTCATCCTGATTGGTGAGCTTCGCGACCTTGAGACGATTTCGACCGCCCTCACCGCAGCGGAGACCGGTCACCTCGTGTTCGCGACTCTCCACACGCAGGATGCACCACAGACCGTTGACCGCATCATCGACGTCTTCCCGCCCCACCAGCAGGGTCAGGTGCGCACACAACTCGCCGCGACGCTTCAGGGAGTGATGTGCCAGACACTCGTCAAGCACTCGAGCGGGACGGGCCGTGTCGTGGCGACCGAGATTCTCTTCATGACCCCCGCTATCGCGAACTTGGTACGCGAGGGCAAGACATACCAGATTCCGACAGCACTACAGGCCGGTCGCGGGCTGGGAATGCAGACAATGGACCAACACCTCGCCGACCTCGTCAACGAGGGTCAGATCACTCACAGGGCTGCGATGGACAAAGTGCATGATGCCGAGGGCTTTGCGCGCCTCGTGCGCCGTCCGGAGGCCAGACCGACGATCGGAGACTCCGGTATCGACTTCGGCGACGCATTCTCAGGGGGTCGATGA
- a CDS encoding type II secretion system F family protein produces MMAGSATAQMYEYRARDARGKVVKGRIEAGSESAVLARLTTMGVAPLGIREVGAGTGLQTEITIPGLERGVGLKDLAIMSRQMSTMISAGLSILQTLNILATQTENKKLAKTLNDVRSDVETGHSLSDSFARHERVFPPLMINLIRAGETGGFLEKSMDAIAMNFEKEVKLRDKVKAALTYPVIVLIMAILGVALMLIFIVPVFAKMYGDLGSELPLPTQFLVGLSAAMVWLAPLTAVVIVAAAVWWGRNKHKESVRNFVDPLKLKAPVFGALSAKIAIARFARNFSTMIGSGVPILRSLSIVGETSGNMVIEKALLRVQDSVRTGGTIAGPLMTEPVFPSMVTQMMAVGEDAGALEPMLEKIAVFYDSEVESMTDQLTALIEPLMIAFLGIVIGGMIVALYMPMFGIIAEVQNG; encoded by the coding sequence ATGATGGCAGGCAGCGCTACCGCCCAGATGTACGAGTACCGAGCACGGGATGCGCGTGGCAAAGTCGTCAAGGGCCGCATCGAGGCGGGTTCAGAGTCCGCGGTACTCGCTCGCCTCACAACCATGGGCGTTGCGCCCCTCGGCATCCGCGAGGTCGGAGCCGGCACGGGTCTCCAGACTGAGATAACGATTCCCGGCCTCGAGAGGGGAGTCGGTCTCAAGGATCTGGCAATCATGAGCCGCCAGATGTCGACGATGATATCCGCCGGCCTCTCGATCCTGCAGACGCTCAACATCCTGGCAACGCAGACCGAGAACAAGAAGCTCGCGAAGACACTCAACGATGTTCGTTCCGACGTCGAAACGGGTCATTCGCTCTCAGACTCCTTCGCACGGCATGAACGGGTATTTCCGCCCCTCATGATCAACCTCATTCGGGCAGGGGAGACCGGTGGCTTCCTCGAGAAGTCAATGGACGCGATCGCCATGAACTTCGAGAAGGAGGTCAAGCTGCGTGACAAGGTCAAGGCAGCGTTGACCTACCCCGTGATCGTGCTCATCATGGCGATACTCGGCGTCGCGCTCATGCTGATCTTCATCGTGCCCGTCTTCGCCAAAATGTACGGTGACCTCGGCAGCGAACTTCCACTGCCTACACAGTTCCTGGTGGGGCTCTCCGCAGCGATGGTGTGGCTTGCACCCCTCACCGCTGTGGTCATCGTGGCCGCTGCCGTCTGGTGGGGACGCAATAAGCACAAAGAGTCCGTGCGCAACTTCGTGGACCCCTTGAAACTCAAGGCTCCAGTCTTCGGGGCGCTGTCCGCCAAGATTGCGATCGCACGATTCGCCCGAAACTTCTCGACGATGATCGGGTCCGGCGTTCCCATTCTGAGATCGCTGTCAATCGTCGGAGAAACGAGCGGCAACATGGTGATCGAGAAGGCCCTGCTGCGCGTTCAGGACTCGGTGCGCACGGGCGGGACCATTGCCGGGCCCCTGATGACGGAACCGGTATTCCCTTCCATGGTCACCCAGATGATGGCGGTGGGAGAGGATGCCGGAGCGCTCGAGCCCATGCTCGAGAAGATTGCCGTGTTCTACGACAGTGAGGTCGAGTCGATGACCGACCAGCTGACAGCCCTCATCGAGCCCCTCATGATCGCCTTCCTCGGCATCGTCATCGGAGGCATGATCGTCGCGCTCTACATGCCGATGTTCGGCATCATCGCAGAAGTCCAGAACGGCTAG
- a CDS encoding type IV pilin protein encodes MFTALNNSLTAARKRVEKGEKGFTLIELLIVVLIIGVLAAIAIPIFINVQATARENTAKTTVTDAKTAIVAHYTATGSLPAAENGKTPATVFAPSDELVFSYVPGAGSTFCVSASFAGSDKTFVATDLSATEEGDACE; translated from the coding sequence ATGTTTACTGCACTCAACAACAGCCTCACGGCAGCCCGCAAGCGCGTAGAGAAGGGCGAGAAGGGCTTCACGCTCATCGAGCTCCTGATCGTCGTCCTGATCATCGGTGTCCTTGCGGCAATCGCCATCCCGATCTTCATCAACGTCCAGGCGACGGCGCGCGAGAACACCGCGAAGACCACTGTGACCGACGCGAAGACGGCAATTGTGGCTCACTACACCGCAACCGGGTCGCTTCCCGCGGCCGAAAACGGCAAGACTCCGGCCACGGTCTTCGCGCCGAGTGATGAGCTCGTATTCAGCTACGTTCCCGGCGCAGGTTCTACGTTCTGCGTGAGCGCATCGTTTGCCGGCAGTGACAAGACTTTCGTAGCGACGGACCTCTCGGCCACCGAAGAGGGCGACGCCTGCGAGTAG
- a CDS encoding type II secretion system protein J, producing MTEQSESTTARSHDAGIGLVELLIYAMLLAIVSSIAGSLLITGLTSQRDITAMGSATSRAQVVVASIEDGVRTASSVSVPTASAVGQRLVTRTGTFTTAGVATWECRSWLIAPTGNVYYRSAQTAIAAPNNLSAASLAGWSLLTEGVTAAPGSTAPFAVSGNTLSVSIQVSAGSDGAPALVNNRISKQSLPTTSGTGPSTC from the coding sequence ATGACCGAGCAGAGTGAATCAACGACAGCTCGCTCGCACGACGCCGGCATCGGCCTGGTCGAGCTTCTGATCTACGCGATGCTCCTCGCCATCGTGTCCTCCATCGCCGGCTCGCTCCTGATCACGGGATTGACGAGTCAGCGCGACATCACCGCGATGGGTAGTGCAACGAGCCGAGCCCAAGTCGTCGTCGCCTCTATCGAAGACGGGGTGCGCACAGCTTCCTCGGTTTCCGTTCCCACGGCATCGGCGGTGGGTCAGCGCCTGGTGACCAGAACCGGCACCTTCACCACTGCCGGGGTTGCTACCTGGGAGTGTCGTTCCTGGCTCATCGCCCCCACTGGCAACGTCTACTACCGATCGGCACAAACCGCCATCGCGGCGCCCAACAACCTCTCGGCCGCGAGCCTCGCAGGCTGGAGCTTGCTCACCGAGGGGGTGACAGCCGCACCGGGATCGACTGCGCCGTTCGCCGTCTCGGGCAATACGCTGAGCGTCTCCATTCAGGTCTCGGCTGGCTCCGACGGAGCGCCGGCACTCGTGAACAATCGCATCAGCAAGCAGTCACTGCCCACGACTTCGGGAACGGGACCATCCACATGCTGA
- a CDS encoding A24 family peptidase — protein sequence MMVIALVAAGIFGALIGSFLNVVVYRVPRRLSLVHPGSACPGCGASIRPRDNIPVFSWVMLRGRCRDCGAPISVRYPLVELGTALAFVPVTWLFLPQATSPVGFAADIIVLITYLGLTAVSISLALIDIDTSTLPNRIVMPSLVGVIVLLGVASVLRGEFEPLLRAAIGGAALFVFYLLLALVSRGGMGMGDVKLAALLGVALAWVGWPALIVGTFAAFVLGGVFALVLLIARKVSRKSGVPFGPWMLAGAWIGIFWGAAVGQSYAHFVGLAGGANG from the coding sequence ATGATGGTCATCGCACTGGTCGCAGCGGGCATCTTCGGCGCGCTCATCGGCTCCTTCCTCAATGTGGTGGTCTATCGCGTGCCGCGAAGGCTCTCCCTCGTCCATCCCGGCAGCGCGTGCCCGGGGTGCGGTGCAAGTATCCGACCCAGAGACAACATTCCGGTGTTCTCGTGGGTGATGCTGAGGGGAAGATGCCGCGATTGCGGAGCGCCGATATCGGTGCGGTATCCCCTTGTAGAGCTCGGCACAGCACTCGCCTTCGTCCCCGTCACGTGGCTCTTCCTGCCGCAGGCGACATCGCCGGTCGGTTTCGCGGCCGACATTATTGTGCTCATCACGTACCTAGGCCTGACCGCCGTGAGCATTTCGCTCGCGCTGATCGACATCGACACCTCGACGTTGCCGAACCGAATCGTGATGCCATCCCTCGTCGGGGTGATCGTTCTGCTGGGGGTCGCATCCGTTCTCCGGGGCGAGTTCGAGCCCCTTCTTCGAGCGGCGATCGGTGGGGCCGCGCTGTTCGTCTTCTACCTCCTGCTTGCTCTCGTCTCTCGAGGCGGGATGGGCATGGGCGACGTCAAACTCGCGGCCCTTCTTGGAGTCGCACTCGCCTGGGTCGGGTGGCCGGCGCTCATCGTTGGAACGTTTGCCGCGTTCGTGCTCGGCGGTGTTTTCGCGCTCGTGTTGCTCATCGCTCGCAAGGTCTCCCGTAAATCCGGGGTGCCCTTCGGGCCGTGGATGCTCGCGGGCGCGTGGATCGGAATCTTCTGGGGGGCCGCCGTAGGGCAGTCCTATGCGCATTTTGTCGGACTGGCAGGGGGAGCCAATGGGTAA
- the pilM gene encoding type IV pilus assembly protein PilM, which translates to MGNRVVGVDFGYGVIRGVEVDSPDGPNARVLRSAEVTVPEGAIVNGEVREVHTVGAAIKRLWSTGGFKTKKVVLGMGNPRVLARDLTVPAMPHAQIRESLPFQVQDLLPVPVANAILDFYPVSTATAESGPVINGLLIAALKDVVMANVSAVRLAGLETVAVDLIPFALTRLLADGSTPQTVAFVDVGATTTNVSIAVSGIPQFVRIIPAGGDDVTSALIERADLSRDQAEKVKVALGIPLGHVDPEYRLIADIIVTEAGQLLTGLRNTLNYYASAHPSPVSQIVITGGGAQLTGFAHALADMTQLPTSVADPASDPRMTVALGLAMRSAA; encoded by the coding sequence ATGGGTAATCGAGTAGTAGGTGTGGACTTCGGCTACGGAGTCATTCGTGGTGTTGAGGTTGACAGTCCTGACGGCCCGAACGCCCGGGTTCTCCGCTCTGCGGAGGTAACGGTGCCCGAGGGCGCGATCGTCAACGGCGAGGTTCGTGAGGTTCATACGGTGGGTGCCGCGATCAAGCGCCTGTGGAGTACTGGGGGTTTCAAGACCAAGAAGGTCGTGTTGGGAATGGGCAACCCCCGCGTACTCGCACGTGACCTGACAGTGCCCGCAATGCCCCACGCCCAAATCAGAGAGAGCCTGCCCTTCCAGGTCCAGGACCTCCTCCCGGTACCCGTCGCCAACGCGATCCTGGATTTCTACCCGGTCTCCACGGCAACGGCAGAATCAGGGCCGGTGATCAACGGACTGCTGATCGCCGCCCTCAAGGACGTGGTCATGGCCAACGTATCGGCAGTTCGTCTCGCGGGCCTTGAAACCGTCGCGGTCGACCTGATCCCTTTCGCACTCACTCGACTGCTCGCTGACGGATCGACGCCCCAGACGGTGGCGTTCGTCGACGTGGGTGCCACTACCACCAATGTTTCCATCGCGGTCAGTGGAATTCCCCAGTTCGTTCGAATCATCCCTGCTGGGGGCGATGACGTGACGAGCGCTCTCATCGAGCGAGCGGATCTCTCACGCGATCAAGCTGAGAAGGTCAAAGTCGCGCTCGGTATACCCCTCGGGCATGTCGATCCGGAGTACAGACTGATCGCAGACATCATCGTGACCGAAGCCGGGCAGTTGCTCACAGGCCTGCGCAACACCCTCAACTACTACGCGAGCGCCCATCCGTCACCGGTGTCCCAGATCGTCATCACAGGCGGAGGCGCCCAACTCACGGGCTTCGCACACGCGCTCGCGGACATGACTCAGCTGCCGACGAGCGTGGCCGACCCAGCGAGTGACCCTCGCATGACGGTGGCGCTCGGCCTCGCGATGCGGAGCGCAGCATGA
- a CDS encoding DUF6121 family protein, with protein sequence MSAPIRVPPPADPRLLPVLVTVTYLAAVVAASGFLSLALDRDVIDYPDAGPLLGVVMVAAAGVVNWLGCSRSTRRANPWPGAFVTALFALVAISLVGAVGYALIRGSLSWMLLASAHFALSPFTAAAAILAGLAVVATWALARSAGSGTS encoded by the coding sequence ATGAGCGCGCCTATCCGGGTTCCACCGCCAGCTGACCCGAGGCTGCTGCCCGTCCTCGTGACGGTCACCTACCTGGCCGCGGTCGTGGCGGCGTCGGGCTTCCTGAGCCTCGCCCTCGATCGGGATGTGATCGACTACCCGGATGCCGGCCCACTCCTCGGGGTGGTCATGGTCGCCGCCGCGGGCGTCGTGAACTGGCTCGGATGCTCGCGCTCGACCCGCCGTGCGAACCCCTGGCCCGGCGCGTTCGTGACTGCTCTTTTCGCTCTCGTCGCGATCTCCCTGGTGGGGGCGGTCGGCTATGCGCTCATCCGTGGATCCCTCAGTTGGATGCTGCTTGCCAGCGCTCATTTCGCACTCAGCCCCTTCACGGCCGCGGCCGCCATACTCGCGGGACTGGCTGTGGTCGCGACCTGGGCTCTCGCCCGGTCCGCTGGGAGCGGAACCAGTTGA
- the rpsL gene encoding 30S ribosomal protein S12, whose product MPTIQQLVRKGRTPKVVKTKAPALRSNPQQRGVCTRVYTTTPKKPNSALRKVARVKLSNGTEVTAYIPGEGHNLQEHSMVLVRGGRVKDLPGVRYKIVRGALDTQAVKNRKQARSRYGAKMEKK is encoded by the coding sequence GTGCCCACCATTCAGCAGTTGGTGCGCAAGGGCCGCACGCCGAAGGTCGTCAAGACCAAGGCTCCCGCCCTTCGTTCCAACCCGCAGCAGCGCGGCGTTTGCACCCGCGTCTACACGACCACGCCCAAGAAGCCGAACTCGGCTCTGCGCAAGGTCGCCCGTGTCAAGCTCTCCAACGGCACCGAGGTCACCGCCTACATTCCCGGCGAGGGCCACAACCTGCAGGAGCACTCGATGGTGCTCGTCCGCGGCGGCCGTGTGAAGGACCTCCCCGGCGTTCGCTACAAGATCGTCCGTGGCGCCCTCGACACCCAGGCAGTCAAGAACCGCAAGCAGGCTCGCAGCCGTTACGGCGCGAAGATGGAGAAGAAGTAA
- the rpsG gene encoding 30S ribosomal protein S7: MPRKGPAPKRPVVADPVYGAPIVSQLVNKILLDGKKGLAERIVYGALEQVSAKTGGDAVVTLKKALDNVRPTIEVKSRRVGGSTYQVPVEVKAHRANTLALRWLTSYAKSRREKTMTERLTNEILDASNGLGAAVKRREDTHKMAESNRAFAHYRW; encoded by the coding sequence ATGCCTCGTAAGGGTCCAGCTCCCAAGCGCCCCGTCGTCGCAGATCCCGTCTACGGCGCACCGATCGTCAGCCAGCTCGTCAACAAGATTCTTCTTGACGGCAAGAAGGGCCTCGCCGAGCGCATCGTCTACGGCGCGCTCGAGCAGGTTTCGGCCAAGACCGGCGGAGACGCCGTCGTCACGCTCAAGAAGGCGCTCGACAACGTGCGCCCCACCATCGAGGTCAAGTCCCGCCGCGTCGGTGGCTCGACGTACCAGGTTCCGGTCGAGGTCAAGGCGCACCGCGCCAACACCCTCGCCCTCCGCTGGCTCACGAGCTACGCCAAGTCGCGCCGCGAGAAGACGATGACCGAGCGTCTCACCAACGAGATCCTCGACGCCTCGAACGGCCTCGGCGCAGCAGTCAAGCGTCGTGAGGACACCCACAAGATGGCCGAGAGCAACCGCGCCTTCGCACACTACCGCTGGTAA
- the fusA gene encoding elongation factor G: MAQDVLTDLNKVRNIGIMAHIDAGKTTTTERILFYTGVNHKIGETHDGASTTDWMEQEQERGITITSAAVTCFWNKNQINIIDTPGHVDFTVEVERSLRVLDGAVAVFDGKEGVEPQSETVWRQADKYDVPRICFVNKMDKLGADFYFTVDTIINKLGAKPLVLQLPIGSESAFVGVVDLVEMRALVWPSDAKGDVTMGAKYEVQEIPEDLKEKADEYRQVLLETIAETDDDLLEKFFAGEELTVAEIKAGIRKLTVASEIYPVLCGSAFKNRGVQPMLDAVVDFLPSPLDVPATEGTDPRDEEKKIERHPKADEPFAALAFKVAVHPFFGRLTFIRVYSGRLESGGQVANSTKGKKERIGKIFQMHANKEIPVESVTAGHIYAVIGLKDTTTGDTLSDLNNQVVLESMTFPEPVIEVAIEPKTKADQEKLGVAIQKLAEEDPTFRTEQNQDTGQTVIKGMGELHLDILVDRMKREFNVEANVGKPQVAYRETIRRVVEKHDYTHKKQTGGSGQFAKVQISLEPLEVTADTIYEFENKVTGGRIPREYIGSIDAGFQAAMAVGVLAGYPMVGVKGIIVDGAAHDVDSSEMAFKIAGSMAFKEAARKANPVLLEPLMAVEVRTPEEYMGDVIGDLNSRRGQIQSMEDATGVKVVTAKVPLSEMFGYVGDLRSKTSGRAVYSMAFDSYSEVPKAVADEIIQKNKGE, encoded by the coding sequence GTGGCACAGGACGTGCTCACCGACCTCAACAAGGTCCGCAACATCGGCATCATGGCTCACATCGATGCAGGCAAGACCACCACCACCGAGCGCATCCTGTTCTACACGGGCGTCAACCACAAGATCGGTGAGACGCACGACGGTGCTTCGACCACCGACTGGATGGAGCAGGAGCAGGAGCGTGGCATCACGATCACCTCTGCAGCTGTGACGTGCTTCTGGAACAAGAACCAGATCAACATCATCGACACCCCCGGTCACGTCGACTTCACCGTCGAGGTGGAGCGTTCGCTCCGCGTCCTCGATGGTGCTGTCGCGGTGTTCGACGGCAAGGAGGGCGTTGAGCCCCAGTCCGAGACCGTCTGGCGCCAGGCCGACAAGTACGACGTCCCCCGTATCTGCTTCGTCAACAAGATGGACAAGCTCGGCGCGGACTTCTACTTCACGGTCGACACGATCATCAACAAGCTCGGAGCGAAGCCGCTGGTTCTCCAGCTCCCGATCGGTTCCGAGAGCGCCTTCGTCGGCGTTGTCGACCTCGTCGAGATGCGCGCACTCGTGTGGCCCTCCGACGCCAAGGGTGATGTCACCATGGGCGCCAAGTACGAGGTCCAGGAGATCCCCGAGGACCTCAAGGAGAAGGCGGACGAGTACCGCCAGGTACTGCTCGAGACCATCGCCGAGACCGACGATGACCTCCTCGAGAAGTTCTTCGCTGGTGAGGAGCTGACGGTCGCCGAGATCAAGGCCGGCATCCGCAAGCTCACCGTGGCCAGCGAGATCTACCCGGTCCTGTGTGGCTCGGCGTTCAAGAACCGTGGTGTTCAGCCGATGCTGGACGCCGTTGTCGACTTCCTGCCTAGCCCGCTCGACGTGCCGGCAACCGAGGGCACCGACCCCCGCGACGAGGAGAAGAAGATCGAGCGTCACCCCAAGGCGGACGAGCCCTTCGCGGCTCTCGCCTTCAAGGTCGCCGTTCACCCCTTCTTCGGCCGTCTTACGTTCATCCGTGTGTACTCCGGTCGTCTCGAGTCGGGTGGCCAGGTTGCCAACTCGACGAAGGGCAAGAAGGAGCGCATCGGAAAGATCTTCCAGATGCACGCCAACAAGGAGATCCCCGTGGAGAGCGTGACCGCAGGTCACATCTACGCGGTGATCGGCCTCAAGGACACGACCACCGGCGACACCCTGAGCGACCTGAACAACCAGGTCGTCCTCGAGTCGATGACGTTCCCTGAGCCCGTCATCGAGGTTGCCATCGAGCCGAAGACCAAGGCCGACCAGGAGAAGCTGGGTGTTGCCATCCAGAAGCTCGCTGAGGAGGACCCGACCTTCCGCACGGAGCAGAACCAGGACACCGGCCAGACGGTCATCAAGGGAATGGGCGAGCTCCACCTCGACATCCTCGTTGACCGCATGAAGCGCGAGTTCAACGTCGAGGCGAACGTCGGTAAGCCCCAGGTGGCCTACCGCGAGACGATCCGCCGCGTCGTGGAGAAGCACGACTACACCCACAAGAAGCAGACGGGTGGTTCTGGTCAGTTCGCTAAGGTCCAGATCTCGCTCGAGCCGCTCGAGGTGACCGCGGACACGATCTACGAGTTCGAGAACAAGGTCACGGGTGGTCGCATCCCCCGCGAGTACATCGGCTCGATCGATGCTGGATTCCAGGCGGCCATGGCGGTCGGCGTCCTCGCTGGCTACCCCATGGTGGGCGTCAAGGGAATCATCGTCGACGGCGCAGCCCACGACGTGGACTCCTCGGAAATGGCGTTCAAGATCGCCGGTTCCATGGCGTTCAAGGAGGCTGCCCGTAAGGCCAACCCCGTTCTGCTCGAGCCGCTCATGGCCGTCGAGGTGCGTACCCCTGAGGAATACATGGGAGACGTCATCGGTGACCTGAACTCGCGTCGCGGTCAGATCCAGTCCATGGAGGATGCGACCGGCGTCAAGGTCGTCACCGCCAAGGTGCCACTGTCGGAGATGTTCGGATACGTCGGTGACCTGAGGTCCAAGACCTCTGGTCGCGCCGTGTACTCGATGGCCTTTGACAGCTACTCGGAAGTTCCCAAAGCGGTAGCTGACGAGATCATCCAGAAGAACAAGGGCGAGTGA
- the tuf gene encoding elongation factor Tu — protein MAKAKFERNKPHVNIGTIGHVDHGKTTLTAAISKVLADKYPSATNVQRDFASIDSAPEERQRGITINISHVEYETPKRHYAHVDAPGHADYIKNMITGAAQMDGAILVVAATDGPMAQTREHVLLAKQVGVPYLLVALNKSDMVDDEEILELVELEVRELLSSQGFDGDNAPVVRVSGLKALEGDEKWVQSVLDLMDAVDESVPDPVRDKDKPFLMPIEDVFTITGRGTVVTGRAERGTLAINSDVEIVGIRPTQKTTVTGIEMFHKQLDEAWAGENCGLLLRGTKREDVERGQVVVKPGSVTPHTQFEGTAYILSKDEGGRHNPFYANYRPQFYFRTTDVTGVITLPDGTEMVMPGDTTDMTVELIQPIAMEEGLGFAIREGGRTVGAGKVTKILK, from the coding sequence GTGGCTAAGGCCAAGTTCGAGCGGAACAAGCCGCACGTAAACATCGGAACGATCGGTCACGTCGACCACGGAAAGACCACGCTCACCGCGGCGATCTCGAAGGTCCTGGCCGACAAGTACCCGTCAGCGACGAACGTCCAGCGTGACTTCGCGTCCATCGACTCGGCGCCGGAAGAGCGCCAGCGTGGTATCACGATCAACATCTCGCACGTCGAGTACGAGACCCCGAAGCGTCACTACGCACACGTTGACGCCCCGGGTCACGCTGACTACATCAAGAACATGATCACCGGTGCCGCCCAGATGGATGGCGCGATCCTGGTCGTCGCCGCCACTGACGGCCCGATGGCTCAGACCCGCGAGCACGTGCTGCTCGCCAAGCAGGTTGGTGTTCCCTACCTGCTGGTCGCGCTCAACAAGTCCGACATGGTCGACGACGAGGAGATCCTTGAGCTCGTTGAGCTCGAGGTTCGCGAGCTGCTCTCGAGCCAGGGCTTCGACGGCGACAACGCACCCGTGGTGCGCGTCTCCGGTCTGAAGGCCCTCGAGGGTGACGAGAAGTGGGTTCAGTCCGTTCTCGACCTCATGGACGCCGTCGACGAGTCCGTTCCGGACCCGGTGCGCGACAAGGACAAGCCGTTCCTCATGCCGATCGAGGACGTCTTCACGATCACCGGTCGTGGAACCGTCGTCACGGGCCGCGCCGAGCGTGGCACGCTCGCCATCAACTCGGACGTTGAGATCGTCGGCATCCGCCCGACGCAGAAGACGACCGTCACGGGTATCGAGATGTTCCACAAGCAGCTCGACGAGGCCTGGGCCGGCGAGAACTGTGGTCTGCTGCTCCGCGGCACCAAGCGCGAGGATGTCGAGCGCGGCCAGGTCGTCGTCAAGCCGGGTTCGGTCACGCCGCACACCCAGTTCGAGGGCACCGCGTACATCCTGTCCAAGGATGAGGGTGGGCGTCACAACCCGTTCTACGCGAACTACCGTCCGCAGTTCTACTTCCGCACCACCGACGTCACCGGCGTCATCACGCTGCCCGACGGCACCGAGATGGTTATGCCCGGCGACACCACCGACATGACGGTTGAGCTGATCCAGCCCATCGCCATGGAGGAGGGCCTCGGCTTCGCCATCCGTGAGGGTGGCCGTACCGTTGGCGCCGGCAAGGTGACCAAGATCCTCAAGTAA